The Candidatus Jordarchaeales archaeon genome includes a window with the following:
- a CDS encoding aminotransferase class I/II-fold pyridoxal phosphate-dependent enzyme — translation MFIGSKRVTMINYAIRDLVNHAKQLEREGKKIIYLNIGDPALYFETPLHIREAFASAAMKGYTYYAPSEGILELREAICKKEREVNGVRGLMPDDVLVTAGVSEGIQLVLPSIADIGDEILVPDPSYPPYISYAFLNGISVKKYRCIEDDGWIPDIDDIRKKMGEKVKAIVLINPNNPSGAVYSDKIVKGVLDIAGEYEIPVISDEIYDLIVYDGGFRSTASLSNDVPVIGLNGLSKTYLITGWRLGYVYFYDPENLLSEVKEGVMKMARMRLSVNIPAQIAGVAALNGSKEHIKEMVSKLRERRDYSFKRLSEIPNVRCEMPRGAFYIFPKIDVDEWGSDEKFVEGLLRSKGVLIVHGSGFGEQGKNHVRIVFLPPIEILEEAFNKIEEFVLESS, via the coding sequence TTGTTCATAGGCAGTAAGAGAGTTACGATGATAAACTATGCGATAAGGGACCTTGTAAATCACGCTAAACAGCTAGAAAGGGAAGGAAAAAAGATAATATATTTGAATATAGGTGACCCGGCCCTCTACTTTGAAACACCCCTTCACATAAGGGAGGCGTTTGCTAGCGCTGCGATGAAAGGATACACTTACTATGCTCCTTCTGAGGGGATCCTAGAACTTAGGGAAGCTATATGCAAGAAGGAGCGGGAGGTTAATGGGGTAAGAGGGCTGATGCCCGACGACGTCCTCGTTACGGCTGGGGTTTCTGAGGGAATTCAGCTTGTCCTACCGTCGATAGCCGATATTGGAGATGAGATTTTAGTTCCTGATCCCTCGTATCCCCCGTACATTTCTTATGCCTTCCTTAACGGGATTAGTGTGAAAAAGTATAGGTGTATTGAAGATGACGGCTGGATACCTGACATTGATGACATAAGGAAGAAGATGGGAGAAAAAGTGAAAGCTATAGTCTTGATTAATCCTAACAATCCTTCAGGCGCTGTTTATTCAGATAAGATAGTGAAAGGAGTGTTGGATATTGCTGGTGAGTACGAAATTCCAGTGATTTCCGATGAAATATATGACTTAATAGTTTACGATGGAGGGTTCAGGAGCACAGCGTCTCTTTCAAACGACGTTCCGGTGATAGGGCTTAACGGCCTCTCAAAAACTTACCTGATTACTGGTTGGAGGTTGGGTTATGTCTACTTTTACGATCCAGAAAACTTGTTGAGCGAAGTTAAGGAAGGCGTCATGAAGATGGCGCGAATGAGACTTTCAGTAAACATTCCGGCGCAGATTGCCGGGGTTGCAGCGCTTAACGGCTCTAAAGAACACATTAAAGAAATGGTTTCGAAGTTGAGGGAAAGAAGAGATTATTCGTTTAAACGCTTGAGCGAGATTCCAAATGTTCGATGTGAGATGCCCCGGGGGGCATTTTACATATTCCCGAAAATTGATGTTGATGAGTGGGGCAGTGATGAAAAGTTTGTGGAGGGACTTCTTAGGAGTAAGGGTGTGCTCATAGTGCATGGCTCCGGCTTCGGAGAACAGGGGAAAAACCACGTGAGAATAGTATTTCTGCCGCCCATAGAAATTCTAGAGGAAGCTTTCAACAAAATTGAAGAATTCGTCCTCGAAAGTAGTTGA
- a CDS encoding glycosyltransferase, whose product MTKDFSVIIPTYNEEKYLQRCLKSVLSQTVPRESYEIIVVDGYSEDGTIRLAEKAADKVILAERKGAGNARNLGASVAKGKILVFLDADTVITPNFMERVRECFADRRVVGGTCDIYPLEADPPAVALYSLINVLYKFLYKVGFPHAQTKCCFYLREVFIKVGGFNERLMVAEDQELAWRMSKKGRMVYVKGVAAYSSMRREKKKGYIATVIDWIKNYLMVATLGYSQKFWEPVR is encoded by the coding sequence ATGACGAAGGATTTTTCCGTGATCATTCCAACATACAACGAGGAAAAATATCTTCAACGCTGCTTGAAATCTGTTTTGTCCCAAACGGTTCCTCGAGAAAGCTACGAGATAATAGTGGTTGACGGCTATAGCGAAGACGGAACAATTAGGCTGGCGGAAAAGGCTGCAGACAAAGTAATCCTAGCAGAAAGAAAAGGGGCTGGAAACGCCAGAAATCTAGGAGCCAGTGTAGCCAAGGGTAAAATACTCGTTTTCCTCGACGCAGATACCGTCATCACGCCGAACTTCATGGAAAGGGTTCGTGAGTGTTTCGCCGACAGAAGGGTGGTGGGAGGCACTTGTGACATATACCCCCTAGAAGCAGACCCACCTGCGGTTGCCCTCTACAGCCTGATAAATGTGCTCTACAAGTTTCTTTACAAGGTTGGTTTCCCGCACGCCCAGACTAAGTGCTGCTTCTATCTTCGTGAAGTCTTCATTAAAGTGGGAGGCTTTAATGAGAGGTTAATGGTTGCAGAAGATCAAGAACTCGCGTGGCGCATGTCAAAGAAAGGGAGGATGGTTTACGTTAAAGGGGTTGCCGCCTACTCCTCCATGCGGCGGGAGAAGAAGAAGGGATATATCGCAACCGTTATCGATTGGATTAAAAACTACCTGATGGTGGCTACTTTGGGGTACTCCCAGAAGTTTTGGGAGCCTGTAAGGTAA
- a CDS encoding alkaline phosphatase family protein, protein MLKELKDLHGLYQPTYKQNIFSVIPTAIKILGIETGKPTLSSKTVKRSFEEASCFDVEKVVCVLVDSVSVRQLSLFEKLEKVWGKLGELTLSSVFPTVTSSAIVSVHSGLPPERHGIVGHKIWFQQLGTIVDTLKMASVKAPSTDRLVKSGIDARVLLLEDGLYGSLNNTDVLHVELMPSSIARTGLSHVLGVEDVTVEFENPVDAFSTLHSILEKYAERKALINVYFDLTDVISHKYGPTSEEYRLAARHIEEVFTHFLGHLKKDDEVAFFFFSDHGQEEVVEDKTVKISEEEAGPLLQHLRMPPGRSGRVVHFYVKEGGEDGVVKWIEEKVGEKGFLVDFERACKFFNLKPKSRFKKEVKSRMGDYILVMNAGAELKFQKKEEKVKIIEEKWMGSHGSATLNELLVPLIAARADVFKELLGLKK, encoded by the coding sequence ATGCTGAAGGAACTGAAGGATCTGCACGGGTTATACCAGCCAACTTACAAGCAAAACATATTCTCGGTCATACCCACAGCAATAAAAATCCTGGGCATAGAAACAGGTAAACCCACCCTTTCAAGCAAGACTGTTAAAAGAAGTTTTGAGGAAGCATCTTGCTTCGACGTAGAAAAAGTCGTGTGCGTGCTAGTTGACTCTGTTAGTGTTAGGCAGCTAAGCTTATTTGAAAAACTAGAAAAAGTCTGGGGCAAACTTGGCGAACTCACCTTATCCTCCGTTTTCCCGACAGTAACCTCTTCAGCAATAGTCTCGGTCCACTCCGGCTTACCACCTGAGAGACACGGCATAGTAGGACACAAAATATGGTTCCAGCAGCTCGGAACAATTGTGGACACACTTAAGATGGCATCAGTTAAAGCTCCTTCCACAGACAGGCTTGTGAAGAGCGGAATAGATGCCCGCGTCTTGCTACTGGAAGATGGCCTGTACGGCTCTCTCAACAACACCGACGTTTTACACGTGGAATTAATGCCTTCAAGCATAGCTAGAACCGGATTATCCCACGTCCTCGGGGTCGAGGACGTAACGGTGGAATTCGAAAATCCGGTAGACGCATTTTCAACCTTACACTCAATTCTGGAAAAGTACGCCGAGAGAAAGGCGTTAATAAACGTCTACTTCGACCTTACAGATGTTATAAGTCACAAGTATGGGCCGACCAGCGAGGAATACAGGCTTGCCGCTCGCCACATAGAAGAAGTCTTCACCCACTTCTTAGGTCACTTGAAGAAGGACGACGAGGTTGCCTTCTTCTTCTTCAGCGACCATGGACAGGAAGAAGTGGTTGAAGATAAAACTGTTAAAATATCAGAGGAGGAGGCGGGTCCTCTACTTCAGCATCTTAGGATGCCTCCGGGAAGATCGGGCCGCGTGGTGCACTTTTACGTCAAGGAGGGAGGTGAGGATGGTGTTGTGAAGTGGATTGAAGAAAAAGTTGGAGAAAAGGGCTTTCTAGTCGATTTTGAGAGAGCATGTAAGTTCTTTAACCTTAAACCGAAAAGCAGGTTTAAGAAGGAGGTCAAATCGAGGATGGGCGACTACATACTGGTCATGAATGCTGGTGCGGAGCTGAAATTCCAAAAGAAAGAGGAAAAGGTTAAGATAATCGAGGAAAAATGGATGGGCTCACATGGGTCGGCAACGCTAAACGAGCTATTGGTTCCGTTAATCGCTGCGAGAGCTGACGTTTTTAAAGAACTTCTGGGGTTGAAGAAATGA
- a CDS encoding PHP domain-containing protein has product MSIIDMHVHTEFSPCSKLKLVEALEKASHIGVGLVITDHDTIKGALKAKSLSWKYEVAVFIGCEISTKDGQILAYGIEEEIPPRLPAEQTIELIREQGGASVAPHPFCSARESLFEKTYTLPLDGIEVLNLAEGGISEEARTVALNRGLAQTGGSDAHTLSLVGEAGTKFPYQPESEDDLVELLRKKKCTPVKLTRRS; this is encoded by the coding sequence TTGAGCATCATAGACATGCACGTCCACACAGAGTTTTCACCGTGTTCGAAGCTGAAGCTGGTTGAGGCCTTAGAGAAAGCATCACACATAGGAGTCGGCCTAGTTATAACTGATCACGACACAATTAAAGGTGCTCTAAAAGCGAAGTCCCTCTCCTGGAAGTACGAAGTGGCTGTCTTCATCGGTTGCGAGATTTCCACTAAGGACGGACAAATACTAGCATACGGAATAGAAGAAGAGATCCCGCCCCGTCTCCCTGCAGAGCAAACCATAGAACTCATCCGCGAGCAAGGTGGGGCCTCCGTCGCTCCACACCCGTTCTGCAGCGCTAGGGAAAGCCTGTTCGAAAAAACATACACCCTCCCATTAGACGGGATTGAAGTGTTAAACTTAGCCGAAGGCGGTATTAGTGAAGAGGCGAGAACAGTTGCCCTAAATAGGGGTTTAGCTCAGACAGGTGGGAGCGACGCACACACGTTAAGCTTGGTCGGAGAAGCAGGTACAAAGTTTCCCTACCAGCCAGAATCAGAGGACGACCTAGTGGAGTTATTAAGAAAGAAGAAGTGTACTCCCGTGAAACTCACTCGCCGCTCTTGA
- a CDS encoding asparagine synthase-related protein: MIFGVSSTKEAPIAKIVAELRQGGTSGVYIFSEEGCTPADEGSSVRRSLVGDCVGVSVRGGDCSHFGVEGEAAVVTGEVYGAEGLEYFARDILKAVENGYITDLMRRAKAEVATLLFREGRVVAVSDGLGRRTLYYGLGEGFVVFSNRKRVVEAVGVEPRLVPAGSMVFASEGKIRNIETWYRIPESYEKSLSFEEAVEGVSLALRKAVLERSSGKICVLFSGGLDSTIIASVLRESGVKCRLYCSGFEGSKDVENAVSTGEEIGLEVKVKYISEEELLDVLPIVVKAFGRNTLNVELSIPIFLALSAARRDGCEYAINGTGADELFGGYSRFVSALNEGDYEALHSTLIYYLNMLPERDLAREEEVAGSVGISLRRPFLDVDLVEYAVRIPPQYKIAKTREGCIRKYILRRVAERFNVPRSAIERKKIALQYGSGVDKALRKIARRKGFTKREAKGKGFRGELEYFLEAIKLKVTAQS; this comes from the coding sequence GTGATTTTTGGAGTTTCTTCGACAAAAGAAGCGCCTATAGCGAAAATAGTAGCTGAGTTACGCCAGGGTGGGACTAGTGGGGTTTACATCTTCTCCGAGGAGGGTTGTACTCCTGCTGATGAAGGAAGTAGCGTTCGTCGAAGCTTGGTTGGAGATTGTGTTGGAGTTAGTGTTAGGGGAGGTGATTGTTCCCACTTCGGTGTAGAGGGCGAAGCTGCTGTGGTTACTGGTGAAGTTTATGGAGCTGAGGGGTTGGAGTACTTTGCCAGAGATATTCTCAAGGCAGTGGAAAACGGATATATTACGGATTTGATGAGAAGGGCCAAGGCAGAAGTGGCAACTCTTTTATTTAGGGAGGGGCGCGTAGTAGCGGTTAGCGACGGGCTTGGGCGCAGGACGCTATATTACGGTTTAGGAGAAGGCTTTGTTGTTTTCTCAAACAGGAAGAGAGTCGTTGAAGCGGTGGGTGTTGAACCTAGACTGGTTCCCGCCGGATCAATGGTGTTCGCGTCTGAAGGAAAGATAAGGAATATTGAGACGTGGTATCGTATCCCGGAAAGTTATGAAAAGAGCTTGAGTTTTGAGGAGGCTGTAGAAGGTGTTTCGCTTGCACTCAGGAAGGCTGTTTTGGAGAGAAGCAGTGGAAAGATATGTGTCCTTTTCTCTGGAGGGCTTGACAGCACAATAATAGCCTCTGTTTTACGCGAAAGTGGGGTTAAGTGCAGGTTATATTGTTCGGGCTTCGAAGGAAGTAAGGACGTTGAGAACGCTGTTTCTACAGGTGAGGAAATCGGTTTGGAGGTGAAAGTGAAGTACATATCTGAGGAAGAGTTACTTGATGTTCTTCCAATTGTTGTTAAAGCCTTTGGGAGGAATACTTTAAACGTGGAACTGTCAATACCCATATTTCTTGCTTTAAGTGCTGCTCGCAGAGATGGGTGCGAGTATGCGATAAACGGCACCGGAGCCGACGAGCTTTTCGGTGGGTATTCAAGGTTCGTTTCCGCTTTGAATGAGGGAGACTACGAGGCACTACACTCCACGCTTATTTACTATCTTAATATGCTCCCCGAGAGGGATCTAGCTAGGGAAGAGGAGGTAGCGGGAAGCGTCGGTATCTCTCTACGCCGTCCCTTTCTCGACGTAGACCTAGTAGAATATGCTGTTAGAATACCGCCCCAGTACAAGATTGCCAAAACCAGAGAGGGGTGCATCAGAAAGTATATTTTAAGGAGGGTAGCTGAGCGCTTCAATGTTCCGAGATCTGCCATTGAAAGAAAAAAGATAGCTTTGCAATATGGGTCAGGGGTTGACAAGGCTCTAAGAAAGATTGCACGCAGAAAGGGATTCACTAAAAGGGAAGCTAAGGGAAAAGGATTTAGGGGGGAGCTGGAATACTTCCTAGAAGCGATAAAGCTAAAAGTCACCGCTCAATCTTAG